A single Desulfobaculum xiamenense DNA region contains:
- a CDS encoding aminotransferase class I/II-fold pyridoxal phosphate-dependent enzyme, which yields MSNQFPRMHRLPPYVFAVVNQLKMKLRRQNVDIVDLGMGNPDTPTPQHIVDKMIEAAQKPVNHRYSASRGIPNLRAAICDWYARRYGVYLDPEQETVATMGAKEGLSHLALAMLQPGDVVFTQDPTYPIHPYSAVIAGADVRRIPMGGGRDFIADLELAMRQTWPKPKLLIYCYPHNPTTEVVDLSFHQKIVDFAKENGIYVIHDLAYADFVFDGYEAPSFLQAEGAKDVGVEFFSMSKSYSMAGWRMGFCSGNREMVQALTRIKSYLDYGIFQPIQIAATVALNGPQECVKEIVNVYKERRDVLCEGLNRVGWEIEPPKATMFAWAKIPEPFREMGSVEFSKMLLQEGHVAVSPGLGFGHYGDDHVRFALIENKQRTQQAIRGIKKVLEGARKC from the coding sequence ATGAGCAACCAATTCCCACGCATGCACCGCCTTCCGCCCTATGTGTTCGCGGTGGTCAACCAGCTGAAGATGAAGCTTCGGCGGCAGAACGTGGACATCGTCGACCTTGGCATGGGCAATCCTGACACGCCCACGCCCCAGCACATCGTCGACAAGATGATCGAAGCGGCCCAGAAGCCGGTCAACCACCGCTATTCCGCATCCCGCGGCATCCCGAACCTGCGCGCCGCCATCTGCGACTGGTACGCCCGCCGCTACGGCGTGTATCTCGATCCGGAGCAGGAAACCGTGGCGACCATGGGCGCGAAGGAAGGCCTCTCGCACCTCGCGCTGGCCATGCTTCAGCCCGGCGATGTCGTCTTCACCCAGGACCCCACGTACCCCATCCACCCCTATTCGGCGGTGATCGCGGGTGCGGACGTCAGACGAATTCCCATGGGCGGCGGACGCGACTTCATCGCCGACCTCGAACTCGCCATGCGCCAGACCTGGCCCAAGCCCAAGCTTCTCATCTACTGCTACCCCCACAACCCCACCACGGAAGTCGTGGACCTCTCCTTCCACCAGAAGATCGTCGACTTCGCCAAGGAAAACGGCATCTACGTCATCCACGACCTCGCCTATGCCGACTTCGTGTTCGACGGATACGAGGCTCCGAGCTTCCTGCAGGCCGAGGGTGCGAAGGATGTGGGCGTCGAGTTCTTCTCCATGTCCAAGAGCTACTCCATGGCCGGATGGCGCATGGGCTTCTGCTCTGGCAACCGCGAAATGGTGCAGGCGCTGACCCGCATCAAGAGCTACCTCGACTACGGCATCTTCCAGCCCATCCAGATCGCCGCCACCGTGGCCCTCAACGGCCCGCAGGAGTGCGTGAAGGAAATCGTGAACGTGTACAAGGAACGCCGCGACGTGCTCTGCGAAGGTCTCAACCGCGTGGGTTGGGAGATCGAGCCGCCCAAGGCCACCATGTTCGCATGGGCCAAGATTCCCGAGCCGTTCCGCGAAATGGGTTCCGTGGAATTCTCCAAGATGCTCCTTCAGGAAGGCCATGTGGCCGTGTCTCCGGGTCTGGGCTTCGGCCACTACGGTGACGACCACGTCCGCTTCGCGCTCATAGAAAACAAGCAGCGCACCCAGCAGGCCATCCGAGGCATCAAGAAGGTTCTGGAAGGAGCCAGGAAGTGCTAG
- a CDS encoding homoserine dehydrogenase, which translates to MLENKVINIGLAGFGTVGHGLADVIEESRDVIRRRTGSDIRIKSVLIRSDRRRAEVEAIGATPVTDYRALIDDPDIDIVVELTGGIEFPRTLITEALQAGKHAVTANKALLAEDGMRLFALAAEKGVHLGFEASVAGGIPVVRPLRESLAGNSIRKILGILNGTANYILTEMTDKGLDFETALSDAQAKGYAEADPTLDIEGIDTAHKLTLLIRLAFGCNYPFAKLPVTGITVVTPMDIRFAQEFGYRIKLLAQARLVDGKVEAGVYPALVPEDNLLASVNGPFNAIRLEGIAGPVVLHGRGAGDRPTGSAVLADIMAIARHAAPNNLGFVNPVLPEADILDLDDAVSLHYLRFIVPDRAGVLRDIAGVMADRNISIQQVTQKPAVDGGGVPLVFLSHEAKAGDIHSAMREIENMGLTLARTMHFRIL; encoded by the coding sequence GTGCTAGAGAACAAGGTCATCAACATCGGACTGGCCGGTTTCGGCACCGTCGGACATGGTCTGGCCGATGTTATCGAGGAAAGCCGCGACGTCATCCGCCGACGCACGGGGAGCGACATCCGCATCAAATCCGTGCTCATCCGCAGCGACCGCCGCAGGGCCGAAGTTGAGGCCATCGGTGCGACCCCGGTTACCGATTACCGGGCACTCATCGACGACCCCGACATCGACATCGTGGTGGAGCTGACCGGCGGCATCGAATTCCCTCGCACACTCATCACCGAGGCGCTCCAGGCCGGCAAGCATGCCGTGACCGCCAACAAGGCGCTCCTCGCCGAGGACGGCATGAGGCTTTTTGCCCTCGCCGCCGAAAAGGGTGTGCATCTGGGCTTCGAAGCCAGCGTCGCGGGGGGCATCCCCGTGGTCCGACCGCTCCGGGAATCCCTTGCGGGCAACAGCATCCGCAAGATTCTGGGCATTCTCAACGGCACGGCCAACTACATCCTCACCGAGATGACCGACAAAGGTCTCGACTTCGAGACCGCTCTCTCCGACGCGCAGGCCAAGGGCTACGCCGAGGCCGATCCCACCCTCGACATCGAGGGTATCGACACCGCGCACAAGCTCACCCTGCTCATTCGTCTGGCCTTCGGGTGCAACTACCCCTTCGCCAAGCTGCCCGTTACCGGCATCACCGTGGTCACCCCCATGGACATCCGGTTCGCGCAGGAATTCGGCTACCGTATCAAGCTGTTGGCACAGGCCCGGCTCGTGGACGGCAAGGTCGAGGCAGGCGTCTATCCGGCCCTCGTGCCCGAAGACAATCTGCTCGCTTCCGTCAACGGCCCCTTCAACGCGATCCGCCTTGAAGGCATTGCGGGCCCGGTGGTCCTCCACGGTCGGGGGGCCGGGGACAGACCTACCGGAAGCGCAGTGCTGGCCGACATCATGGCCATCGCCCGCCACGCCGCGCCCAACAATCTGGGCTTCGTGAATCCCGTGCTACCCGAGGCCGACATCCTCGACCTCGACGACGCGGTGTCCCTGCATTATCTGCGCTTCATCGTTCCGGACCGCGCGGGTGTCCTGCGCGACATCGCCGGAGTGATGGCAGACAGGAACATCAGCATCCAGCAGGTCACGCAGAAACCGGCAGTGGACGGCGGCGGCGTTCCGCTCGTCTTCCTGAGCCACGAGGCAAAGGCCGGAGATATCCACTCCGCGATGCGAGAGATCGAAAACATGGGATTGACGCTGGCCCGCACGATGCACTTCCGCATCCTGTAG
- the sucD gene encoding succinate--CoA ligase subunit alpha, whose translation MLLNEHQSKRLFAEAGVAVPEGVPVSATNLESVKPKWPLPWFLKAQVLAGGRGKAGGILRIDDPDDLVPYARKLFAMTIRGRSVPLLRLERSKAYEREFYCSFAVSRELGCLAFSVGRKGGIDVESQSQDLHNILVQRVSMTSGLENYHIRAAFFHLDVDKEHWPTFSEFVRRMHRAVIDYGLLLAEINPLVLDADGVWTALDGKVEMDDNVLLQHSDFERFYTPEHASREENRAREVGLSYHSLGGRIGLMVNGAGLAMATMDLLNLSGLAAANFMDLGGAADLDRTRTAMSLLFEDESVTSVFINIFGGVLSCEKVALALAEALDGREPRKPLVVRLSGNQSPRGREILEALGCRNMFIVSEMHDAIAQLKRNEGMRLGETPELAVQHEIVPSVPAAFPRSLPFEKGLPVLVQGITGRTAQFHTRLMLDYGTNIVAGVTPFKGGQYAQGIPVYNSITEALELNSIRASIIFVPAAFAPDAILEAAQNGIEWVICITDGLKQQDMLRVREQLRGSGTRLVGPNCPGLIAPGRTKIGIMPDHVFMPGPVAILSRSGTLTYEAATRLTRVGIGQSLCVGIGGDPFIGTSFSDMLGPLEEDENTKALVILGEIGGTAEEELAEHVRRTGFSKPIVAFVAGQTAPPGKRLGHAGAILESGRGVEDKLMAMAKAGFAICPDLSSLPRLVAHALSRCEVPVSA comes from the coding sequence ATGCTGCTCAACGAACATCAAAGCAAGCGACTGTTTGCGGAGGCTGGCGTTGCCGTTCCCGAGGGCGTGCCGGTGTCTGCTACGAATCTCGAATCGGTGAAGCCCAAGTGGCCGCTGCCATGGTTCCTCAAGGCGCAGGTGCTGGCCGGTGGGCGGGGCAAGGCCGGGGGCATTCTGCGCATCGACGATCCCGACGATCTGGTGCCCTACGCGCGAAAGCTTTTCGCCATGACCATCCGTGGGCGCAGCGTGCCGCTTCTGCGGCTGGAGCGCTCGAAGGCGTACGAGCGCGAGTTCTACTGCTCGTTCGCCGTTTCGCGGGAACTGGGCTGCCTCGCCTTTTCCGTAGGGCGCAAGGGCGGCATCGACGTGGAGAGTCAGAGTCAGGACCTGCACAACATCCTCGTGCAGCGCGTGTCCATGACCAGCGGGCTGGAGAACTACCACATTCGGGCCGCGTTCTTCCATCTCGACGTGGACAAGGAGCACTGGCCCACCTTCTCCGAATTCGTGCGCAGGATGCATCGCGCCGTCATCGACTACGGCCTGCTGCTGGCCGAGATCAATCCGCTGGTCCTCGATGCCGACGGCGTGTGGACGGCGCTGGATGGCAAGGTGGAGATGGACGACAACGTCCTGCTCCAGCATTCGGACTTCGAGCGGTTCTACACGCCGGAGCATGCCTCGCGCGAGGAGAACCGCGCGCGGGAGGTGGGGCTGTCCTACCATTCCCTCGGCGGGCGCATCGGGCTTATGGTCAACGGTGCCGGGCTGGCCATGGCCACCATGGATCTTCTGAATCTGTCGGGGCTTGCCGCGGCGAATTTCATGGACCTTGGCGGTGCGGCCGACCTCGACCGCACGCGCACGGCCATGTCGCTCCTCTTCGAGGACGAGTCCGTGACGAGCGTGTTTATCAATATCTTCGGTGGAGTGCTCTCCTGCGAGAAAGTCGCGCTGGCGCTGGCCGAGGCGTTGGACGGGCGCGAGCCTCGAAAGCCGCTGGTGGTGCGGCTGTCCGGCAATCAGTCGCCTCGCGGGCGTGAGATTCTCGAAGCCCTCGGCTGTCGCAACATGTTCATCGTTTCCGAGATGCACGACGCCATCGCCCAGCTCAAGCGCAACGAGGGCATGCGCCTTGGCGAGACGCCGGAGCTGGCCGTGCAGCACGAGATCGTGCCGTCCGTTCCCGCTGCGTTTCCGCGCAGCTTGCCCTTCGAGAAGGGGCTGCCCGTGCTCGTGCAGGGCATCACCGGGCGCACCGCCCAGTTCCACACCCGCCTCATGCTGGACTACGGCACGAACATCGTCGCCGGGGTCACGCCCTTCAAGGGCGGGCAGTACGCGCAGGGCATTCCCGTCTACAACAGCATCACCGAGGCGCTGGAACTCAACAGCATCCGCGCCAGCATCATCTTCGTGCCCGCGGCCTTCGCGCCGGACGCCATCCTCGAAGCCGCGCAGAACGGCATCGAGTGGGTGATCTGCATCACTGACGGCCTGAAGCAGCAGGACATGCTGCGCGTGCGCGAACAGTTGCGCGGCAGCGGAACGCGCCTCGTGGGGCCGAACTGCCCCGGACTCATCGCACCGGGCCGTACCAAGATCGGCATCATGCCCGATCACGTGTTCATGCCCGGTCCCGTGGCCATCCTTTCGCGCAGCGGAACCCTGACCTACGAGGCCGCCACTCGGCTCACGCGCGTGGGCATCGGGCAGTCGCTGTGCGTGGGCATCGGCGGCGATCCGTTCATCGGCACGTCCTTCAGCGACATGCTCGGTCCGCTCGAAGAGGACGAAAATACCAAGGCGCTGGTCATCCTCGGAGAGATCGGCGGCACCGCCGAGGAGGAACTGGCCGAACACGTCCGCCGGACGGGATTTTCCAAGCCCATCGTGGCCTTCGTGGCCGGGCAGACCGCCCCGCCCGGAAAGCGCCTCGGTCACGCCGGGGCCATCCTCGAATCCGGGCGCGGGGTGGAGGACAAGCTGATGGCCATGGCCAAGGCCGGGTTCGCCATCTGTCCTGACCTGTCGAGCCTGCCACGGCTGGTGGCTCATGCCTTGAGCCGCTGCGAAGTTCCCGTCTCCGCATAG
- a CDS encoding late competence development ComFB family protein, translating to MDKKLQDIADSLVVNGMALYHVRNRNEKRVAECMERLLAEVPDFAPTTIDIEDIYALSLNNLPPRYVQRGSIVLREPVRPDQVEQTVREAIETVRTRPNYEA from the coding sequence ATGGACAAGAAGCTTCAGGATATCGCCGATAGCCTCGTCGTAAACGGAATGGCGCTCTACCATGTCCGCAACCGCAACGAAAAGCGCGTGGCAGAATGCATGGAACGTCTACTCGCCGAGGTGCCCGATTTCGCGCCGACGACCATCGACATCGAGGACATCTACGCGCTGAGCCTCAACAACCTGCCCCCGCGCTATGTCCAGCGCGGCAGCATCGTACTGCGCGAACCCGTCCGCCCCGATCAGGTCGAACAGACCGTCCGGGAAGCCATCGAAACCGTCCGCACCCGTCCGAACTACGAAGCCTGA
- a CDS encoding NAD-glutamate dehydrogenase domain-containing protein produces MSELSSGGGLGGDAREVGTIVARGLVRGTRETVPWFYANMPEYYFRTHDRDEQVRHLQAIVSAGVVGDRHVLAIRSPCGTRVTLISPGGGTAELVAALGTLAGDEVLNARLYATLDGRMRLDSFVLAPQGAVDRADQSFVDAVRSVELSGLLRADETEGFGDFLSCGTCDCVARFEVERAVRHYHMYRDVLDDDRVHVRREDEVYPGQSRIMVAMSAPPERGLMLEMAKLLHRSGCAVRRAYGDVYATPGGSFGVCSFYLSACDSPALGNRESWEKLEAQLARLKWYAGGHPLEWFADAEGMSVSQVMFMQAAAAFAHQFLAGADPHAFTAHNIVQSMLTHPAISRGLVEAFEARFDPDGHGRDRAQLDVLRRVRGQVAELSDEVERQTFRVIELFITNTLRTNYFLPDRFGLSFRMDPAILAHIPPAPGTVKDDPPYGFFFFYGAHFRGFHVRHREMARGGVRVVPTVSRENFEMESNRLFAEVTALARTQQHKNKDIPEGGSKAVILVGPQGDIDRAVKSVADSLLDIIVPGQDGPSLPQVVDYLGREEVIYLGPDEHITPSHIEWIVERARRRGFRWPSAFMSSKPSTGINHKRYGVTSLGVIVFAEEMLGMLGIDPKRDAFRVKLTGGPRGDVAGNAMLLLMRQYGTNARIVAVTDGHGAAFDPQGLDHGELEHLVREERGIAEFNPERLGAGGTVAGAGTPEGVRLRDTLHNTAEADLFIPAGGRPETINDGNWRQFLLPDGSPSARAVVEGANIFFSPQARTELERHGVLIAQGASANKTGVICSSYEVLAGLTLSDEEFLAVKDEYVAEVLDILRIRARSEARLMLREYRRCGAARPLTAITTELSREINALADGIAAELGQGGAVANDPLLRALVLEYCPPLLSARYEDRIFTRIPEEHLRALVAAYAASRIVYAEGLGWMSRVGARGGLVEAVRSYLRQEAVVAAYRAELRAAGLTHVRELLGILDATACKFLTERDMGIEAER; encoded by the coding sequence GTGAGCGAGCTTTCTTCCGGTGGCGGACTGGGCGGTGATGCGCGGGAGGTCGGGACCATCGTCGCCCGCGGGCTGGTACGCGGCACGCGCGAGACAGTGCCATGGTTCTACGCGAACATGCCCGAGTATTATTTCCGCACGCACGACAGGGACGAGCAGGTCCGGCATCTGCAGGCCATCGTTTCCGCCGGGGTGGTGGGCGATAGGCATGTATTGGCCATTCGAAGCCCCTGCGGAACGCGGGTCACGCTGATTTCCCCGGGGGGCGGCACGGCGGAACTCGTGGCCGCCCTTGGTACGCTGGCCGGGGATGAGGTGCTCAACGCCCGGTTGTATGCCACGCTCGATGGTCGCATGCGGCTGGATTCCTTCGTCCTCGCGCCACAGGGCGCAGTGGACCGGGCTGATCAATCTTTCGTGGACGCCGTGCGCAGTGTCGAGTTGAGCGGACTGTTGCGTGCGGACGAGACCGAGGGCTTTGGCGATTTTCTTTCCTGCGGCACCTGCGACTGTGTCGCGCGCTTCGAGGTGGAGCGGGCGGTGCGGCATTACCACATGTATCGGGACGTGCTCGATGACGACAGGGTCCATGTGCGGCGCGAGGACGAGGTCTACCCCGGTCAGTCGCGGATCATGGTCGCCATGAGCGCGCCGCCGGAACGCGGCCTCATGCTGGAGATGGCCAAGCTGCTACATCGCAGCGGATGCGCCGTGCGCCGGGCCTATGGCGATGTGTACGCCACGCCCGGCGGAAGCTTCGGGGTGTGTAGCTTCTACCTCTCGGCGTGCGACAGTCCGGCGCTTGGGAACAGGGAATCGTGGGAGAAGCTGGAGGCGCAACTCGCGCGGCTTAAGTGGTATGCCGGTGGGCATCCGCTGGAGTGGTTCGCGGACGCCGAGGGTATGAGCGTGTCGCAGGTGATGTTCATGCAGGCGGCTGCGGCCTTTGCTCACCAGTTCCTCGCCGGGGCGGACCCGCATGCCTTCACCGCGCACAACATCGTGCAGTCCATGCTGACGCATCCCGCCATTTCGCGGGGGCTGGTGGAGGCCTTCGAGGCGCGGTTCGACCCTGACGGCCATGGGCGCGACCGGGCGCAGCTCGACGTCCTGCGGCGCGTCCGGGGGCAGGTCGCCGAGCTTTCTGACGAGGTGGAGCGCCAGACCTTTCGCGTCATCGAACTCTTCATCACCAACACCCTGCGGACCAACTACTTCCTGCCCGACCGCTTCGGGCTGTCCTTCCGGATGGACCCGGCGATCCTCGCGCACATTCCCCCTGCGCCGGGAACGGTGAAGGACGACCCGCCCTACGGATTCTTCTTTTTCTACGGCGCGCATTTCCGGGGATTCCACGTTCGCCATCGCGAGATGGCCCGTGGCGGCGTGCGCGTGGTGCCAACGGTGAGCCGCGAGAATTTCGAGATGGAATCGAACAGGCTCTTTGCCGAGGTCACCGCGCTGGCCCGCACCCAGCAGCACAAGAACAAGGACATTCCCGAGGGCGGGTCAAAGGCCGTCATCCTCGTGGGACCGCAGGGCGACATCGACCGGGCCGTGAAGTCCGTGGCGGATTCGCTGCTTGACATCATCGTGCCCGGACAGGACGGACCGAGTCTGCCGCAGGTGGTTGACTATCTGGGACGGGAGGAAGTCATCTACCTCGGCCCGGACGAGCACATCACGCCGTCGCACATCGAGTGGATCGTGGAGCGGGCACGGCGGCGGGGCTTCCGCTGGCCGTCGGCCTTCATGAGTTCCAAGCCGTCCACGGGCATAAACCACAAGCGCTATGGCGTGACCTCGCTCGGGGTCATCGTCTTCGCCGAGGAAATGCTCGGCATGCTCGGCATCGATCCGAAGCGCGACGCATTCCGGGTGAAGCTCACCGGCGGACCGCGCGGCGACGTGGCCGGAAACGCCATGCTCCTGCTCATGCGCCAGTACGGGACGAACGCGCGTATCGTCGCCGTCACCGACGGGCACGGTGCGGCCTTCGACCCGCAGGGGCTCGACCATGGCGAGCTGGAGCACCTCGTGCGCGAGGAGCGCGGCATCGCCGAGTTCAATCCCGAAAGACTTGGCGCGGGCGGGACCGTTGCCGGGGCTGGAACTCCAGAGGGTGTGCGCCTGCGCGACACCCTGCACAATACGGCCGAGGCGGATCTGTTCATTCCCGCGGGAGGGCGGCCGGAGACCATAAACGACGGCAACTGGCGGCAATTCCTGTTGCCGGACGGCAGTCCCTCGGCCCGCGCCGTAGTGGAAGGGGCGAACATCTTCTTCTCGCCACAGGCACGGACGGAACTCGAACGGCACGGCGTGCTCATCGCGCAGGGGGCGAGCGCCAACAAGACGGGCGTCATCTGCTCGTCCTACGAGGTGCTGGCCGGGCTGACGCTCTCCGACGAGGAATTCCTCGCGGTGAAGGACGAATACGTGGCCGAGGTGCTGGACATCCTGCGGATTCGGGCGCGCAGCGAGGCGCGGCTCATGCTGCGCGAATACCGCCGCTGTGGCGCGGCGCGGCCGCTCACGGCCATCACCACGGAGCTTTCGCGCGAGATCAACGCGCTTGCCGACGGCATCGCCGCCGAGTTGGGGCAGGGCGGGGCTGTTGCGAATGATCCGCTGCTGCGGGCGTTGGTTCTCGAATACTGCCCGCCGCTTCTGTCCGCGCGCTATGAGGACCGCATCTTCACGCGCATTCCGGAGGAGCACCTGCGGGCGCTGGTGGCCGCCTATGCGGCGTCGCGCATCGTGTACGCGGAGGGGCTTGGCTGGATGTCGCGCGTGGGAGCGCGCGGCGGGCTGGTGGAGGCCGTGCGCAGTTACCTGCGGCAGGAGGCGGTGGTCGCCGCATACAGGGCGGAGCTTCGTGCGGCTGGGTTGACACATGTGCGCGAATTGCTGGGCATTCTCGATGCCACGGCATGCAAGTTCCTGACGGAGCGCGACATGGGGATTGAAGCGGAGCGTTAG
- a CDS encoding acyl-CoA thioesterase yields the protein MNAIPSPEAWYAHRVSYGETDAMQVLYYAEYLHLFERARSHLIREYGMSYSTVEERGLYLPVREASARYRRPIRFDDLVNVHVTVSDWGRASITFSYEIRSEDRSVLHATGMTQHACVNAEGRPVGVPDWLRDLFAQKG from the coding sequence ATGAACGCCATTCCCTCTCCCGAGGCGTGGTACGCGCACCGCGTCTCCTACGGCGAAACCGACGCCATGCAGGTGCTGTACTACGCCGAATACCTGCACCTCTTCGAGCGCGCCCGCAGCCACCTGATCCGCGAATACGGCATGAGCTACAGCACCGTGGAAGAACGCGGCCTGTACCTGCCCGTACGCGAAGCCTCGGCCCGCTACCGCCGCCCCATTCGCTTCGACGACCTCGTCAATGTCCACGTCACCGTGAGCGACTGGGGACGGGCCTCCATCACCTTTTCCTACGAGATACGAAGCGAGGACCGCAGCGTGCTGCATGCCACGGGCATGACCCAGCACGCCTGCGTCAATGCCGAAGGCCGCCCCGTGGGCGTGCCGGACTGGCTGCGCGACCTGTTCGCCCAAAAGGGCTGA
- a CDS encoding tetratricopeptide repeat protein, producing the protein MPSPDSSPRAPIKGVFSTMEVKKTGSGATTQRTKVKQYWLVNEIEGGKAEVQPINENLIPIGKKRVVSLDDVLERFQPEPDFFVHKSFAPQPPEGEIATDEGAAPGAPPRQPETIEGFEISGSPEEMERSARASFGIGLTYLKRGNLQRAEDVFERLADMQADFQPEHKHMFNDFGVSLRRQNLFDTALKHYMRALELAHDDENLLHNIARAHYEKRDIKSAIKYLEMSLAINPDHEMSRKFLAWIKRKHRDAAGPVVLDF; encoded by the coding sequence ATGCCCTCACCCGACAGCTCTCCGCGCGCTCCCATCAAGGGCGTCTTCTCCACCATGGAGGTCAAGAAGACCGGCTCCGGCGCCACCACCCAGAGGACCAAGGTCAAGCAGTACTGGCTGGTCAACGAAATCGAGGGCGGCAAGGCCGAAGTCCAGCCCATCAACGAAAATCTCATCCCCATCGGCAAGAAGCGCGTCGTCTCGCTGGACGACGTGCTGGAACGCTTTCAGCCGGAACCGGACTTCTTCGTCCACAAGTCCTTCGCCCCGCAGCCGCCCGAAGGCGAAATCGCGACGGACGAGGGTGCCGCTCCCGGTGCGCCGCCGCGCCAGCCCGAGACCATAGAGGGCTTCGAAATCTCCGGTTCGCCGGAGGAGATGGAGCGCAGCGCCCGCGCGAGCTTCGGCATCGGCCTCACCTACCTCAAGCGCGGCAACCTGCAACGCGCCGAGGACGTCTTCGAACGCCTCGCCGACATGCAGGCCGACTTTCAGCCCGAGCACAAGCACATGTTCAACGACTTCGGGGTGTCCCTGCGCAGGCAGAACCTCTTCGACACGGCCCTCAAGCACTACATGCGCGCGCTGGAACTGGCCCACGACGACGAAAACCTCCTGCACAACATCGCACGCGCCCACTACGAGAAGCGAGATATCAAAAGCGCCATCAAATATCTGGAAATGTCGCTGGCCATCAATCCGGATCACGAAATGTCCCGCAAATTCCTCGCATGGATCAAACGCAAACACCGTGACGCGGCAGGCCCGGTGGTGCTCGATTTCTGA
- a CDS encoding cofactor-independent phosphoglycerate mutase: MADTKILFLVADGMGDWRVDGLGGRTPLEAAPTPNMDSLASRCIAGTISTVPSGMPPGSDVANMSLIGFDPAAHHTGRGPIEAAAQGLKLRPDDLVWRLNLVSLTAPDAMGTMLDYSAGHIDTASSLPLVEDLEHHLGDDTFTFVPGIQYRHLLVQRGGANSPEAAFAVRPPHDITGQSIAQDMATLATSPRLLALFHAAAERLNTPANATRATGIWPWGQGRPLALPDFSDAYGLRGAVISAVDLVKGLGRASGMAVIDVPGATGLLDTNYAGKVAAALDFLNTGGQFAFVHLEGPDECGHSGIVADKVEAVRRFDERIVGPLTQALAGTDTAIVVTCDHFTPLACRTHTTDPVPFLLHHASATAHGLPGFSEAHAAATGFTISPGHDIVRRILEIIRP; encoded by the coding sequence ATGGCCGACACGAAGATTCTCTTCCTCGTTGCCGACGGAATGGGCGATTGGCGCGTGGATGGACTAGGCGGCAGAACGCCGCTTGAAGCCGCGCCTACGCCCAACATGGACAGCTTGGCATCGCGCTGCATCGCCGGGACCATCTCCACGGTCCCCTCCGGCATGCCGCCGGGGTCCGACGTGGCGAACATGAGCCTCATCGGCTTCGACCCCGCCGCGCATCACACCGGGCGTGGTCCCATCGAGGCGGCCGCGCAGGGGCTGAAGTTGCGACCGGACGACCTCGTCTGGCGGCTCAATCTCGTCTCCCTCACCGCCCCCGACGCCATGGGAACCATGCTCGACTACTCCGCCGGGCACATCGACACCGCATCCTCGCTCCCGCTCGTGGAGGACCTTGAGCACCACCTCGGGGACGACACCTTCACCTTCGTGCCCGGCATCCAGTATCGGCATCTGCTCGTCCAGCGGGGAGGTGCCAACTCGCCGGAGGCAGCGTTCGCCGTCCGCCCACCCCACGACATCACCGGACAGTCCATCGCGCAGGACATGGCGACCTTGGCCACGAGCCCGCGGCTCCTCGCCCTGTTCCACGCCGCCGCAGAACGTCTGAATACGCCCGCAAACGCCACCCGCGCCACCGGCATCTGGCCGTGGGGACAGGGCCGCCCCCTCGCGCTGCCGGACTTTTCCGACGCCTACGGACTGCGTGGGGCGGTCATCTCCGCCGTGGACCTCGTAAAGGGACTGGGCAGGGCCTCGGGCATGGCGGTCATCGACGTGCCGGGGGCGACAGGACTTCTCGACACGAACTACGCGGGCAAGGTTGCGGCGGCTCTCGATTTCCTGAATACTGGCGGCCAGTTCGCCTTCGTGCATCTGGAGGGACCGGACGAATGCGGCCATAGCGGCATCGTCGCGGACAAGGTGGAAGCCGTGCGGCGCTTCGACGAGCGCATCGTGGGGCCGCTGACACAGGCGCTGGCGGGCACGGACACGGCCATCGTCGTGACCTGCGACCACTTCACCCCTCTCGCCTGCCGCACGCACACCACCGATCCCGTCCCCTTCCTGCTGCACCACGCCTCGGCCACCGCACACGGCCTGCCCGGCTTCAGCGAGGCCCACGCGGCCGCCACGGGATTCACCATCAGCCCCGGCCACGACATCGTACGCCGGATTCTGGAGATCATCCGCCCATGA